The Desmonostoc muscorum LEGE 12446 genome includes a region encoding these proteins:
- a CDS encoding LysR family transcriptional regulator encodes MELRHLRYFVTLAEELHFGQAAQRLHIAQPPLSQQIQQLERELGFELFHRTKRSVQLTAAGQVFLDEVQQILQQLQQAIRVGQQTSRGEIGQLVIGFVSSAAYNILPTILRTFRSCVPGVSLELRELTTDQQLEWLREGRMDVGFLRPPVEENRFSWEIIFQEPLMVALPETHLLMNQADVSLRSLAHESFILFPRILAPGLYDLIISLCQQAGFSPNVAQEAIQMQTIVSLVAAEMGVAIVPASLQNLQRTGVVYKSVQESTAKVGIAMIWRKNETSPTVQKLVEIVRQVTKQ; translated from the coding sequence ATGGAACTACGACACCTGCGCTATTTTGTCACCTTGGCAGAGGAACTACATTTTGGACAGGCGGCCCAGAGATTACACATAGCTCAACCGCCTCTGAGCCAACAAATTCAGCAGCTAGAGAGAGAATTGGGCTTTGAACTGTTTCACCGCACAAAACGAAGTGTGCAATTAACAGCAGCAGGGCAAGTATTTCTGGATGAAGTACAGCAAATTTTGCAGCAATTACAGCAAGCAATCCGAGTTGGACAACAAACAAGTCGAGGTGAAATTGGACAGTTGGTAATCGGTTTTGTCAGTTCAGCGGCGTATAATATTTTGCCAACTATTCTGCGAACTTTTCGTAGTTGCGTACCTGGCGTGAGTTTAGAATTGCGTGAACTAACTACAGATCAGCAACTGGAGTGGTTGCGGGAAGGTCGGATGGATGTGGGATTTCTGCGTCCACCTGTGGAAGAAAATAGATTTAGCTGGGAGATAATTTTTCAAGAACCCCTGATGGTGGCACTTCCTGAAACACATTTGCTAATGAATCAAGCTGATGTTAGTTTGCGATCGCTTGCTCATGAATCATTTATTTTATTTCCCAGAATATTAGCGCCTGGACTTTACGACTTAATTATCAGTCTTTGCCAGCAAGCAGGCTTTAGTCCGAATGTTGCCCAGGAAGCTATCCAGATGCAAACAATTGTGAGCTTAGTAGCAGCCGAGATGGGTGTGGCGATCGTGCCAGCATCTTTGCAAAATCTCCAACGGACTGGGGTAGTTTATAAAAGCGTACAAGAATCTACCGCAAAAGTCGGCATTGCGATGATTTGGCGAAAAAATGAGACATCCCCAACTGTGCAGAAGCTTGTGGAGATAGTTAGACAAGTTACAAAGCAATAA
- a CDS encoding class I SAM-dependent methyltransferase: MNNLVIPDRDWDSNLYQDKHAFVWQYGEDLLQLLNPQPGESILDLGSGTGQLTEKIAQAGAQVWGIDSAPAMIEKARENYPHIRFDIADATNFQVEQPFDAVFSNAVLHWVKQADSAIASIHQALKPRGRFVAEFGGKGNVLAIATALSNALEAINISAQALNPWYFPSIGEYATLLEQQGFDVIYSTLFARPTPLAEGEAGMANWIQMFASSFLTGLSDEQQIQVIRVVEEYLKPTLYQQGTWIADYRRIRIVAIKL; this comes from the coding sequence ATGAATAATCTTGTGATACCCGATCGTGATTGGGATAGTAATCTTTATCAAGATAAACACGCTTTCGTGTGGCAATATGGCGAAGACTTGTTGCAATTACTCAACCCTCAGCCAGGAGAATCCATTTTGGATCTCGGCTCTGGTACTGGACAACTCACAGAAAAAATTGCCCAAGCCGGTGCCCAAGTCTGGGGAATTGATAGCGCACCTGCAATGATTGAAAAGGCAAGAGAAAACTATCCCCACATCCGCTTTGATATTGCCGATGCGACAAATTTTCAAGTTGAACAGCCCTTTGATGCGGTGTTTTCTAACGCTGTATTGCATTGGGTGAAACAAGCAGATAGCGCGATCGCCTCCATACATCAAGCCCTAAAACCCAGAGGGCGTTTTGTGGCAGAATTTGGTGGGAAGGGAAATGTTTTGGCGATCGCCACAGCTTTATCCAACGCCTTAGAAGCAATTAATATCTCTGCACAAGCCCTAAATCCTTGGTATTTCCCTAGTATTGGTGAATACGCCACCCTATTAGAACAGCAAGGCTTTGATGTCATCTATAGCACCCTATTTGCTCGTCCTACTCCTTTAGCAGAAGGAGAAGCAGGTATGGCAAACTGGATTCAGATGTTCGCCAGCAGTTTTTTAACAGGACTTTCTGATGAGCAACAAATACAAGTAATTCGCGTCGTGGAGGAATATCTTAAGCCAACACTATATCAACAAGGAACTTGGATAGCAGACTATCGAAGAATTCGCATCGTTGCAATTAAACTTTAG
- a CDS encoding sugar transferase, translated as MIYSYSLDCSQQPSHPSTVSLAKRLIDIVGAIVGLIITFFVAIPVAVVTLISDPNPIFYSQIRCGLNGKPFRMWKFRSMVMDADKLKYLVENQAKGHIFKSVDDPRITPVGKFLRRTSLDEFPQFWNVLVGDMSLVGTRPPTLDEVKHYDAHHWDRLRVKPGITGEWQANGRSSITDFETIVKMDIDYQRKWSVTYDLSLIMKTIWVVLKKTGAY; from the coding sequence GTGATTTATTCTTATTCCCTTGATTGCTCGCAACAGCCGTCACATCCCTCAACTGTAAGCTTGGCAAAACGATTAATTGACATTGTTGGAGCCATTGTCGGGCTGATTATTACATTTTTTGTAGCGATTCCCGTAGCAGTTGTTACCTTGATTTCCGATCCAAATCCAATATTTTATTCTCAAATTCGCTGCGGTTTGAATGGAAAACCCTTCCGGATGTGGAAATTCCGTTCTATGGTTATGGATGCCGATAAACTCAAGTATTTAGTTGAAAATCAAGCCAAAGGTCACATCTTTAAATCTGTTGACGATCCTCGAATTACTCCTGTGGGTAAATTTTTGCGGCGTACTAGCTTAGACGAATTTCCACAATTTTGGAATGTCTTGGTAGGGGACATGAGCTTAGTAGGTACTCGTCCACCAACTCTTGATGAAGTCAAGCATTACGATGCACACCACTGGGATAGATTGCGAGTCAAGCCAGGCATTACTGGAGAATGGCAGGCTAATGGACGCTCAAGCATCACAGACTTTGAAACCATTGTCAAGATGGATATAGATTATCAACGTAAGTGGTCTGTAACTTACGACTTGAGTCTAATTATGAAAACAATTTGGGTAGTTTTGAAAAAGACTGGTGCTTATTGA
- a CDS encoding carbohydrate ABC transporter permease produces the protein MLNSKKSRSQILLMYTLLGAIALVMLFPLLWLISTALKSPTENILQSPPQLLPASPTLDNFSSVWQSLPFGQYLYNSTLVSVLTVGLNLLFCALAAYPLARLSFVGRDWIFVAIVSTIMIPFQIVMIPLYILTVQLGLRNTYLGMIFPSLASAFGIFLLRQAFISVPKEIEEAARMDGSSELGLWWYVMLPAIRPALVTLAIFVFIGAWSDFLWPLIVIQDENLYTLPLGVAKLAGTFSLDWRLVAAGSVIAIAPVLLLFVFLQRYIVPTETGSGVKG, from the coding sequence ATGCTGAACTCTAAAAAATCACGATCGCAAATTCTGCTAATGTATACGCTATTGGGAGCGATCGCACTGGTGATGCTCTTTCCTTTGCTGTGGCTAATCAGCACAGCCTTAAAATCACCTACGGAAAATATTTTGCAGTCGCCGCCACAGTTGTTGCCTGCGTCGCCTACACTGGATAACTTTTCTAGTGTTTGGCAATCTTTACCTTTTGGACAATATTTATATAACAGCACCTTGGTGTCAGTGCTGACTGTTGGCTTAAATCTGCTGTTTTGCGCTTTAGCTGCCTATCCCTTGGCAAGGTTATCATTTGTGGGGCGAGACTGGATTTTTGTGGCCATTGTCTCTACGATTATGATTCCCTTCCAGATTGTGATGATTCCTCTTTACATTTTGACAGTCCAGTTGGGTTTGAGAAATACTTATTTAGGGATGATTTTTCCCAGCTTAGCTTCTGCCTTTGGGATTTTTCTATTGCGCCAAGCTTTCATCAGCGTTCCCAAAGAAATAGAAGAAGCTGCCCGTATGGATGGCAGCTCGGAGTTAGGTTTGTGGTGGTATGTGATGTTACCAGCAATTCGCCCAGCATTAGTAACTTTAGCTATTTTTGTATTTATTGGTGCTTGGAGTGACTTTTTGTGGCCTTTAATTGTCATCCAAGACGAAAATTTATACACCCTTCCCTTGGGAGTCGCCAAGCTAGCAGGTACATTTTCCCTTGATTGGCGGTTGGTAGCAGCTGGTTCTGTAATTGCGATCGCCCCAGTATTATTACTATTTGTGTTTTTACAACGTTACATTGTACCCACGGAAACTGGTAGCGGGGTGAAGGGGTGA
- a CDS encoding Crp/Fnr family transcriptional regulator — protein sequence MEDRYVPCFFEGLPEAVVETALTHLVTRTHPANQVIVLENDWGGAVYFIREGWVKIRTYNLEGKEVTLNILGKEELFGEMAVLSEKRRTTDVITLTPTVIGSMPASDFSNLLKTEPLAGLRLATLMAERLQQVNRRLRLRESHSQSRVADTLLFLAEGQGKKGQTGTEIPNLPHRELSSLSGLARETVTRVLTKLEKKGLIKRDQDIICIPDMSALERMIV from the coding sequence ATGGAAGACCGATATGTGCCCTGCTTTTTTGAGGGTTTGCCAGAAGCAGTTGTGGAAACAGCCCTTACCCATCTTGTAACCCGCACTCACCCAGCTAATCAAGTGATCGTACTAGAGAATGACTGGGGTGGTGCTGTGTATTTTATCAGAGAGGGATGGGTAAAAATTCGTACTTATAATTTAGAAGGGAAAGAGGTAACACTGAATATTCTTGGCAAAGAAGAATTGTTTGGTGAAATGGCGGTTCTAAGTGAAAAACGTCGAACTACTGATGTCATTACCCTAACCCCAACGGTAATTGGCAGTATGCCTGCTTCAGATTTTAGCAATTTACTTAAAACGGAACCCTTGGCAGGACTCCGATTAGCAACACTAATGGCAGAGCGCTTACAGCAAGTGAATCGCCGATTACGTTTGCGGGAATCTCATAGTCAGTCACGGGTAGCAGATACATTGCTGTTTTTGGCAGAAGGACAGGGAAAAAAAGGGCAAACAGGAACTGAAATCCCGAATTTACCTCATCGGGAATTGAGTAGTTTGAGCGGACTGGCACGGGAAACGGTGACGCGGGTATTGACAAAACTAGAAAAAAAAGGCTTGATTAAACGGGATCAAGACATTATCTGTATTCCCGATATGTCAGCCTTGGAAAGAATGATAGTGTGA
- a CDS encoding multicopper oxidase family protein, whose product MHGVNASDITNPRTIIHLHGSNTEPDSDGYPEDTYLPGQSNVYNYNNNQEAGTLWYHDHSLGMTALNLQAGLAGMYLIRDEDDPIGGNGPLGIPAGAPYEVPLILQDHSFNSNGSMSFPVTWKTEFYGDVAIVNGKAWPNLNVDRTLYRFRIVNASNSRFFRLKLSSNQQLIQIGSDGGFLNAPVYLSKLLLGPGERADVLIDFSKSLPGEKIVLQNDAAAPYPKGLATVIAQGFFKMPEIMQFTVNKGAAVPKPIPTQLRVNNPLITKIATKPVKQRNLVLIDILNSNFQVLAMMLNAVYWHEAANHPELRERPKVDTVEQWNFINLQPFAHTMHLHLVPFQILNRQSINDTAYSAAYRATGPRKVLMHDAPGGDTVPYNYPPLDPTPYLKGLPKPPAANEAGWKDTVVVNPFEVVRLIVPFGAKAAANLPFGNSFTGRFVWHCHMLNHEDNDMMLPFDVLP is encoded by the coding sequence TTGCATGGTGTCAATGCGTCCGATATAACTAACCCACGGACAATCATCCACTTACACGGCAGCAATACCGAGCCTGACAGCGACGGTTATCCAGAAGATACATACCTGCCCGGACAGAGCAATGTGTACAACTACAACAACAATCAAGAAGCAGGGACACTCTGGTATCATGACCATTCCCTTGGTATGACTGCCCTGAACCTCCAAGCGGGGCTGGCTGGGATGTATCTGATTAGGGATGAGGACGATCCCATCGGTGGCAATGGCCCCCTTGGTATCCCTGCCGGAGCGCCCTATGAAGTGCCCTTGATCCTGCAAGATCATTCCTTCAATTCCAACGGTTCGATGTCCTTCCCAGTCACATGGAAAACTGAGTTTTACGGTGATGTTGCGATCGTCAACGGTAAGGCTTGGCCAAACCTCAATGTTGACCGAACTTTGTACCGCTTCCGCATCGTCAACGCCTCAAACTCCCGATTTTTCAGACTTAAGCTGTCGTCAAATCAGCAACTAATTCAAATTGGCAGTGACGGAGGATTTCTGAATGCTCCAGTATATTTGTCTAAGCTACTGCTGGGGCCTGGTGAACGAGCTGACGTACTCATCGACTTTTCTAAAAGCCTGCCAGGAGAGAAGATTGTATTGCAAAATGACGCTGCTGCACCCTATCCTAAGGGTTTGGCTACGGTAATTGCTCAGGGTTTCTTTAAAATGCCAGAAATCATGCAGTTTACAGTGAATAAGGGTGCTGCCGTTCCTAAACCTATTCCCACACAGCTGCGAGTAAACAATCCATTAATCACAAAAATTGCTACCAAACCAGTGAAACAGCGCAACCTGGTTCTAATAGATATTTTGAACTCTAACTTTCAAGTGTTAGCGATGATGCTCAACGCGGTTTACTGGCATGAAGCAGCCAACCACCCAGAATTGAGGGAGCGACCAAAAGTAGACACAGTAGAGCAGTGGAACTTTATCAATCTACAGCCATTTGCCCACACAATGCACTTGCATCTAGTACCATTTCAAATCCTCAACCGCCAATCAATCAATGATACTGCGTACTCCGCAGCATACAGAGCTACTGGACCGCGTAAAGTACTCATGCACGACGCACCTGGTGGGGATACAGTGCCCTATAATTACCCACCACTCGACCCTACCCCCTATTTAAAAGGTTTACCAAAACCGCCAGCAGCGAACGAAGCTGGTTGGAAGGATACTGTGGTAGTCAATCCGTTTGAGGTTGTTCGTCTGATAGTTCCCTTCGGTGCTAAAGCCGCAGCAAACTTACCTTTTGGCAATTCATTCACTGGACGCTTCGTGTGGCACTGCCACATGCTTAATCACGAAGATAACGACATGATGCTACCCTTTGACGTACTACCGTAG
- a CDS encoding DUF2232 domain-containing protein, which produces MSILNSLPDEPEDEPSPESETPANHWLDKQELSRPQLKADTPLRMVETAFLASTASLIWFINFYFPLGPVLRIFFPVPIALVYLRWDRRAAWMAALTSGLLLTVLMGPARSLLFVMPYGFMGVLLGATWYRRRVPWIVSITLGTLLGTLGVFFRLWLLSVLSGEDLWVYVITQVTEFIEWVFLKLSLLASPSVFLIQIGAIALIVLNNFIYLFVVHLAAWLLFDRLGNPIPRPPHWVQVLMDYEG; this is translated from the coding sequence ATGAGCATTTTAAATTCTCTGCCCGATGAGCCAGAAGACGAACCATCACCAGAATCTGAAACTCCCGCCAATCATTGGTTAGACAAACAAGAATTAAGCCGTCCTCAACTTAAGGCTGATACGCCCTTGAGGATGGTGGAAACAGCCTTTTTAGCCAGTACTGCTAGCCTAATTTGGTTTATTAATTTTTACTTTCCTTTAGGCCCAGTTTTGCGGATATTTTTTCCAGTGCCGATCGCTCTAGTTTATCTCCGTTGGGACAGACGAGCAGCATGGATGGCAGCACTCACTTCTGGGTTGCTGCTGACAGTACTGATGGGGCCAGCCCGCAGTTTGCTATTTGTCATGCCCTACGGCTTTATGGGCGTGCTTTTAGGTGCGACGTGGTATCGTCGTCGTGTTCCCTGGATAGTTTCCATCACCTTGGGTACGCTGTTGGGTACTTTGGGAGTCTTTTTTCGGTTGTGGTTATTATCTGTGTTATCAGGTGAAGACCTCTGGGTTTATGTAATTACCCAGGTGACTGAGTTTATCGAGTGGGTATTTCTAAAGTTGAGTTTATTGGCGAGTCCCAGTGTGTTTTTGATTCAAATAGGCGCGATCGCTTTGATTGTACTCAACAACTTTATCTACCTCTTTGTAGTACACCTAGCTGCATGGCTGCTTTTTGACCGCCTGGGCAACCCCATTCCCCGCCCACCACACTGGGTGCAAGTCCTTATGGATTATGAAGGATAG
- a CDS encoding extracellular solute-binding protein gives MDRRSFLLGTGTLTISQLLFGCSGNNQTQFKVQLLKGSIPGQVVNQFHKDLQQKVELKFAPVEQIQDLFGQLQNWQQKPKANDEQGWSRFIPFRQDQKTPPADLVTLGDYWLKAAIEQKLIQPLQDSQGNQLKQWSTLDERWKKLVTRNDQGNLDAQGKVWGAPYRWGSTVIVYNRDKLQKLGWTPRDWSDLWRDGLQERISLLNQPREVIGLVLKKLGKSYNTENLDQVPDLEKELQTLNQQVKFYSSINYLEPLIMGDTWLAVGWSSDVLPILGRYPQLVAIIPQSGTAIWADLWVRPAGIATNTLSDQWINFCWQPNTAKQISLLTKSNSPISTNITASDIQKPLRSLLQSDPSVLDRSEFLLPLSPSATKQYESLFAKIKV, from the coding sequence ATGGATCGACGGTCTTTTTTGCTAGGTACTGGTACACTGACAATTTCACAACTGCTTTTTGGCTGTAGTGGAAACAACCAGACTCAATTCAAAGTACAGTTATTAAAAGGTTCGATACCAGGTCAGGTGGTTAATCAATTCCACAAAGATTTGCAGCAAAAAGTCGAGTTGAAGTTTGCTCCTGTGGAGCAGATACAAGATTTATTTGGGCAATTACAAAATTGGCAGCAGAAACCAAAAGCCAATGATGAGCAAGGATGGAGTCGTTTTATACCCTTTAGGCAAGATCAAAAAACTCCTCCAGCTGACCTAGTGACATTGGGAGATTATTGGCTAAAAGCAGCTATTGAGCAGAAATTAATTCAACCACTGCAAGACTCACAAGGAAACCAATTAAAGCAGTGGTCTACTTTGGATGAAAGGTGGAAAAAATTGGTAACCCGCAACGACCAAGGTAACCTAGATGCTCAAGGAAAGGTGTGGGGTGCGCCTTATCGCTGGGGTAGCACGGTGATTGTTTATAACCGTGACAAGTTACAAAAATTGGGATGGACGCCCAGAGATTGGAGTGATTTGTGGCGAGATGGCTTGCAGGAGCGTATTTCCCTACTCAATCAACCACGAGAAGTTATTGGCTTGGTTTTAAAGAAACTAGGAAAATCTTACAATACAGAAAATCTTGACCAAGTGCCAGACTTGGAAAAAGAATTACAGACATTAAACCAACAGGTGAAGTTTTACAGTTCCATTAACTACTTGGAACCTTTAATTATGGGAGATACTTGGCTAGCAGTTGGTTGGTCAAGCGATGTACTACCTATTCTAGGACGTTATCCGCAACTTGTGGCGATTATTCCCCAGTCAGGAACCGCAATTTGGGCAGACTTATGGGTACGTCCCGCAGGTATTGCTACAAATACTTTATCAGATCAATGGATTAATTTTTGTTGGCAACCAAACACCGCTAAGCAAATTTCTCTACTAACCAAAAGTAATTCACCAATTTCTACAAATATTACGGCTTCTGATATTCAGAAACCATTAAGGAGTTTATTACAAAGCGATCCCTCTGTTTTAGATAGAAGCGAATTTTTACTTCCCTTATCTCCATCAGCAACCAAACAATACGAATCTTTATTCGCCAAAATTAAGGTTTAA
- a CDS encoding nicotinate-nucleotide--dimethylbenzimidazole phosphoribosyltransferase: MPNSQIRIYTQKQQGEEWLRRYRGYLPVFACVLGFTETGLIPGISAAGRTPEDRKYTACADAEFLYYGAEHKSQYPLPPLAAGASPVLISRAVFESLKIPVHLFNAGLPQVPAVPVIDLGGTPAKCLSGGNAMEITTVHHLLEQGLLWGERLAANIQQGYLIIGECVVGGTTTALAILTGLGIEAAGKVNSSHPVCNHAQKWALVQAGLEKMKRHEGDEEDEGDEGDKEKGNKEENFTLSGSSPPSPPSPSSPSSPPLPPPDPLKLVAAVGDPMQVVVAGMAIAASRNCGVMLAGGTQMLAVYALMSAIAQAYGLSWQPEEVVVGTTRWVAEDPTGATVDLALSIGKSSSTQIATTPPLLATALNFTDSRYPQLRAYEQGFVKEGMGAGAACIAAHLCQDWQQHQLLTAIEAQLERLSLVNYQ, translated from the coding sequence ATGCCCAATTCCCAAATTCGTATTTATACCCAAAAACAACAGGGTGAAGAATGGCTGCGACGGTATCGTGGTTATCTACCTGTATTTGCCTGCGTTTTAGGATTTACTGAAACTGGTTTGATTCCAGGGATTTCAGCAGCCGGTCGCACTCCAGAAGATCGAAAATATACTGCTTGTGCGGATGCCGAGTTTTTGTATTATGGCGCAGAACATAAATCCCAATATCCCTTACCACCGTTGGCGGCTGGGGCTTCGCCTGTGTTGATTTCTCGCGCTGTCTTTGAGTCACTAAAAATACCCGTGCATTTATTTAATGCTGGTTTACCCCAGGTTCCTGCTGTGCCAGTAATTGATTTGGGTGGCACTCCTGCTAAATGTTTAAGTGGAGGGAATGCTATGGAAATCACAACGGTACACCACTTGCTCGAACAAGGGCTACTTTGGGGAGAACGCCTTGCTGCCAATATCCAACAGGGATATTTGATTATCGGTGAATGCGTCGTTGGAGGCACTACAACTGCTCTGGCAATTTTAACTGGTTTAGGCATAGAAGCTGCCGGAAAAGTTAACAGTAGCCACCCTGTTTGTAACCACGCCCAAAAGTGGGCACTAGTGCAAGCTGGGCTGGAAAAGATGAAGAGACATGAGGGGGATGAGGAGGATGAGGGGGATGAGGGAGATAAAGAAAAGGGGAACAAGGAAGAAAATTTTACCTTGTCTGGCTCATCTCCCCCATCTCCCCCATCTCCCTCATCTCCCTCATCTCCCCCACTTCCCCCACCCGATCCCTTAAAACTCGTCGCCGCCGTGGGCGATCCGATGCAAGTGGTGGTGGCTGGAATGGCGATCGCTGCTAGTCGTAATTGTGGTGTTATGCTGGCTGGAGGGACGCAAATGCTGGCGGTTTATGCGCTAATGAGTGCGATCGCTCAAGCTTACGGTTTATCATGGCAACCAGAAGAAGTAGTTGTGGGTACAACGCGCTGGGTAGCAGAAGATCCTACCGGCGCTACTGTTGACTTAGCCTTGAGCATAGGTAAAAGCAGTTCAACTCAGATTGCAACAACTCCTCCCCTATTAGCAACTGCTCTCAACTTTACTGATTCTCGTTATCCCCAACTGAGAGCTTATGAGCAGGGCTTTGTCAAAGAAGGTATGGGTGCTGGAGCAGCTTGCATAGCTGCTCATCTTTGCCAAGATTGGCAGCAACACCAACTTTTAACAGCCATTGAAGCCCAACTTGAACGGCTGAGCTTGGTTAATTACCAATAG